CACTTTTGATTACgataatttctttcaaattactTTCAATTTTGACTATCGGTTCCATCGAAGTGTCCTTTAAATTCATTGAAAGAAAGTAGGTTCTGCCTCTGACGGCCATATTTTGTTGGCAAGTCTGGTTTGACATTCATGAAAAAGGGGTCACCTTATGATTATATCCGATGTCCGATACAGATAATTAGTTTCAGTGGAACGGTTTTGTTTAAAGCTTTAAGGGGGAATGCTCCTTATGACAATGCTattattacttaattattttgaatttatacaataaattttAGTGgagaatattttttctattgagTCGAAAAGCGGAAAAAGTGGCTCGATCTCTTTTTTCAACggataagatttttttttgccaTCATGAAGTAATCTCATGATCATTTCTCCAATATGAATCTTAAATGATATTGCTATTGCCACAGCATCAAACTATTTCTGCATGgaattattgtttcaatattgtaaGGGGTATATATGCAAAgcttttttatcaatttgacaATGTGGTTATAGTggagatatttgttttttacctTTTGCTAATATGTGTTATGCGCCAATTATTAATCAACCGAATGTGCTCATGGGGAAGTCGGTACTcatgttgaaatatgtttattacgAATCATTTAgtcttaaaacattaaaattgctATAGTTCACAATTAGTTATCGGGGTGGGTTAGATTagattataattatacaatatatgacAGTTTTCATTGAGTGCTATTGTTCTGAAGTTGAAGTGGCTTTATCCACGGTTGGTTTTGGAATGAACGGTTCGTCACAAaagtcatcatcatcttcttctaaGCTGTctgaaaatacatcatttacaGTCTCAATTGTCATAGTTGTAGTAAGTGCCGATGTCGTGATTTTTTGAGCGTCCTTCACATGCCCGTTGTGGGTCTCGTAAGAGGCATAAGACGAGGCGTTGCACAACGCTCCTGGACTGTTAACGCTCGGTATGAAAGGTTTGGCAAAACTTCGCCCGGCTGCCTGTAAACCTGGCGTTGCGCCTTGTCGAACGTTCTTGTGTGGTTGAAAAATCACAATGTAAACCTTTGGTCCAAATAAACACACAAGCGCGACAGTAGCACTTATactaacacacatacacaatgAAGTCACTTCGATCTGAAAAGTAAACAAATCTACAGTTAATGTGATGTAAAATGgatcaataatttaaaacaaaataaatcgaCGATTTTGacgaatttaaaaaaaagcatttattttttcgTAAGCTACAACCGTTGTTTAGAACTATTCTTATTGAAACTAACATTTCTCGCGCCTGTGTGAAAAGCATGCATCTAATGTGTAAAAGAGTATTATTGAATGATGTCGTTACCTTAAAGTCATGATTGGCACCAAAGTATATTGGAATGAATGCTAACCACACGATACACGTGCTGTACATGGTGAATGCTATATACTTGGCCTCATTAAAGTTTTGGGGGATCTTTCTCGTTTTGAATCCAAACACCGTACACAGAATAATAAGAAGCATGTTATATACGAGCGATAGAAGGATTGCTATCTGGCTCGCCTTGCAAGTTAGCACGAGGAAGTCCGTGTAGTGCTTCACGTATAGTGTTTCTGGCTTCTCGAAACCAATCCATGTTAATCCTCCAACTATTTGCACGGATACAAGGCTTAAACAGATACAGATTTGAGACCGCGGACTCGTGTAACTTGGTTTCTTGACCATCGCCTTCACTCCGCGGTTAAATATCCTGTATATTCGATTTGTTTTGACGAGCACCGATGCGTAGATGAGACAAAGAGATATGCCAAGCATGAATCTTTTTACTGTACATAAGATAACAGTCGGTTGTGCAAGAAGTATAAATGTTGTTCCGTATGACATGAAAATCCCACACAAAAGAACATAACAAAGTTCACGGCCCGAAGCCATTATTAAAGGAGTGCGATTAAACTTGATAAACACGTATATAACGTAACCAGCCGCCAACATTCCCAATGATGAGACAGAAACCGGAAGTAGAACCCAGAGAGAGTCCCAGTTGAGATGCATGACAGGAAGGGGAATACATAAGGTCAAATTTCTATTCGGTGTGTAGTCATCTGGGCAATCCTGACAAGTGTACTCATTCTGaaagatcataaaacaaaaatgttacatGAGCGTTATGTGAAACCTAGCATTATATGCACATTCATATCCAATCAATTGATCATGATCATGGCCTGACAAATACAGTTATGAGTAAGTCTCAGTCTAGCTATGTagcttaaaatttaaatattactcTGATGCCTGTACAACGTAAAATAAAACCATTGCTCAAAAACCACAACCGTTATAAAGAAGACCATGTAAAGTCTATATATTAATGATGAGGTTGAACATATCCAAAAGGAGGTTAAACTCTTGTGTTCGAATAGTTACACATCGTGTTTTTGAAGTATAAGGGCTACCTTTAACATCTGATTTTCCCGGCATCGTATGCAGACCCAGCAACACGTGTCGCTCTCCACAGTGTTATTCTTGATGTATCCAAACGGGCATTCTTCCGAACAAACAGACCTCGGAACGTTGGTAGTGCGGTTTCGGAAAAGTAGTGTGTCGTTGAATATCACCAATctgaaattaaaaattgttgagTAGACTTTGAAAAAATCTGTAAACAACATTTCcttactatttaaaaataaataaggctGTTTTTGcagaataattttaaatgatagtaaaataaaagcaaaactaGATAATTAATTGTGTATTACCCTGGTTGTCTAGATTTCTATACTTTAATATATCTTAATGattgtttcaatttaaacaatgcaTAAGCCCGTGCTCATGGACCGTTAACTGTGGTATTTTTGCACTGGTTAATTCAAACGTTTTCCATACATTGGATGTagtttgttcttgtttttcgGGAAAGATAATTTTACCAGACAATATGAACGCGAGTGTGCTTTCGAGGGAGAGATACTCCATACCTATCAATCCACTCGCCCACTCGGACATAGTCGTATCTGTCTCCCGTGAGATGCTGGTATTGGAAAATGTCATACTTGCCCAGCCCGTCTCCttttgaatcaaacttcaccTCATCTCCTCCGATACCTAGGGTAAAACGTAAACAATTGACTATACTACAATAAGAaaccaaaaacacaaaatctgaGTTTTGAgcttattgaaataatctttgtaaaaatagatataatttTCTTCCATTATATTAAAACCAGCAAGTTTTCCACGTTACAAAACTAAAACGTTTGTACTGTAGAGAAGAACATGAAAtggatatttataaaaagaacaagataaatatatatcttctGTAAGTTATTGACAATCTTCATCAATAAAAATAGAGACAAACTTACTTTTTCAAACATATGGAGGTCTTAACTGATATAAAGGCTTAAAGAGTAATTGATTCTTATTACacagataaaaataatttaccaaCGAAAGAGACATTGCGGATATAATTCAGCACTTCCTCTCCCGTTATATAGCCAGCCTCGAGGCATTCCCGAGGACCTAGCGGACATGAGTCCGTTAGAAGGCTGTGCACGGCATGGGCGAGGGCATAGACCGAGTCTATCACAAACTGAACCAGGCCTTCCTGCTCGTAGTGGGCCTTGTTGAAAGCTGATATGTCCTCTGTACctgatatcaaataaatttatacgGTTACAATGTCACAACTGCTTGTGTTTTATCAATTCCTTTCTAGTTTTTATAAAGTCCTTGGTCATATAGGGATAGGTTCACAAAGACTCATTTTTGGCTTTGCaaatttgcaaaaacaaaaaataactaaaCGTTTGTATTTAAAGAAGTGCTATAAAACTAAAAGCCTTATTATGTAATGCAAATAACACAATCGTTTTgcgttgtgtttttttgtataaaagcaattataatttttataaaaatgataattatgcAGTTGATGAAAACAGCGTACATTCGCatctaaataatgtttttagatATCATATGAACACCTCTcttatattcaatttattatatattattgatatttttaataagtgaCCACAAACTCTGAATGCTGTACACTACTCAAACGCTCGAAAAGGATGTAGTCACTCcgaaataaattaacaatagtTCCAAAAAACCTAAAATatggtaaaacattttaactcaTAGAGTGTGGttactatttttatttgtatttgttaaggCTTATGTAAAGCATATATTTCCTACATCGAAGCTGCGGTAGCAAATAATTGAGCTTTTGTAAACCATCCTATTCgaaaaatacatagaaaacacTTTAATGATAACTTAAAAACCcaaaaacaaagtttgaagacACGGGTGTACGAATccgataaaacttgacatgtaTTTCATATTAGCGTAAACTATCCGTCATTAATACAAAAACCGCTACTTGaaaagatttaatatttttaagttatatataaGTTTTCTCGGAGAGAAATTCTATTAATACACTATACTATttgagaaacaaaacaaaatgctatataatcatagtaaaaatatattacttccctttaatacatcatatattaatAGTAACGTCATTATGGTGTCattcaaaatgtaatttatggaaaaatgatataatggtGAACCAATTTAAATtcaacgaaaaaaaacaacgatgTTGATATCTTACATGCACTAACACATCATTGCATCTTTATGAAGAAATGCTTACCTAGATATTTCTTGACTCTTTCATCatataatactgtttttttatgaaaatttgcaAATTAACACTATCAGTGCACACGCCTTTTAAGGCAGGTGACAAAAATCACGCTATTTCAAACTACGGTTATTGTAAAGGTTATAATGAATAGTTGTTAAGGAACATGGCATTTCTCTGGTTGGCGTTGacaaatagtttaaaattattgcaaCAATACGACACCTATCTTTATTGAGTGCATATGACAATCTTACAGGCTTACCTGTCTTCATATGATGTATATTTTGGTGGGGTTCAAAGCAAcgcagttgtttacattattttagtGAATACACACTCATAATCATTTAACCAACTTAGTGTtcgatattatattttgtcatctGACCAAGGCTCTGTCCACCTGATTCATATCAATAACGGCTCACTGTTGATTCACCAACATAATTTCTAccgcatatttaaaaaatacagtcATCCCATTTGACtaaatataatttcgaacactAACGCACTTTTATGCGTTGGTCTACCTACCAGAGCAGCGTGTTCTGTTCGGCTTGTCTTGCATGGTGCAGTCGAAGATAGACTCCCAATATTCACTGAACCATGGATCAATCTGGGCATGAGGCAACGTAAGACCCAAAAAGTACTCGTCGAAATCTGAAAAAGAGgtgatctgatattttaaagatatataaagAATTATGCTCATTTTGTGATGGTGTGAATATTTGCTCCAATGTACTACAGAAACAAATTCTTAaggtaaatgtaaaataaagaaagtatGGGCTTTCAATGTGTGTGTAGGGGGTGTTACACATTGCATGCAGTATACTCTTAAGATGGTTTGTCTACCGGAGTTCATATTGGAAATAGGCACTTACATAACACCACTAGTATTTTCTCTTATAATAGTTGGAGTGATACGATTGTCCTCAATCAACTAATATTAACGCCTAATCATGGAATGTTAGAaaatcaagtttattttaagGATCGTCTTGACATTGTTTGGAAGAACAATGATATGGAATACGGTCACATGTTCATGTCTGAGATTGTGtatgttgatatttttcacGAAATAGTTAGGATAAGTTTGCTTTGTAGGTTCTTTTCAGCGCAAAAGTGATTGAACTGATGAAAACCTACAAATATATCATTACTGGACTGGAAAATAACAAAGCTTCAAAATTAACGTTTAGACGAAAACCACATGGGATTATGATTatcctgtgagagtgcaacaaacacaaatgtaatgCATGGAAATTTCTGTGGGTGTATTAAAATAACCATTCTGAAACGTGTCCTGctgttttttatgacaaactAACCGACGCACTTTCAT
The sequence above is drawn from the Mya arenaria isolate MELC-2E11 chromosome 14, ASM2691426v1 genome and encodes:
- the LOC128217800 gene encoding metabotropic glutamate receptor 8-like isoform X3, yielding MHEKGQNGANCGDIKREKGIQRLEAMLCAVDSINRDPDILPGLKIGVHILDTCSFDTYALEQCMDFIKAQMTTTDLADYKCNDGQAPKYIQLKPVSGVIGAAASTVSIMVANILRLFKIPQISYASTSIDLSDKSRFEYFSRVVPPDSFQARAMVDIAARFGWNYVSTLADDGNYGEKGVSAFEEIAKKFGICVAQSLKISRMATDEEFDKIVDDLISIHKAKAVVMFVNEDNCRKLLLTLRRRNRTMELTFLASDSWGAKIHPVYGQEIFAEGTLSLLPKRRVIADFDEYFLGLTLPHAQIDPWFSEYWESIFDCTMQDKPNRTRCSGTEDISAFNKAHYEQEGLVQFVIDSVYALAHAVHSLLTDSCPLGPRECLEAGYITGEEVLNYIRNVSFVGIGGDEVKFDSKGDGLGKYDIFQYQHLTGDRYDYVRVGEWIDRLVIFNDTLLFRNRTTNVPRSVCSEECPFGYIKNNTVESDTCCWVCIRCRENQMLKNEYTCQDCPDDYTPNRNLTLCIPLPVMHLNWDSLWVLLPVSVSSLGMLAAGYVIYVFIKFNRTPLIMASGRELCYVLLCGIFMSYGTTFILLAQPTVILCTVKRFMLGISLCLIYASVLVKTNRIYRIFNRGVKAMVKKPSYTSPRSQICICLSLVSVQIVGGLTWIGFEKPETLYVKHYTDFLVLTCKASQIAILLSLVYNMLLIILCTVFGFKTRKIPQNFNEAKYIAFTMYSTCIVWLAFIPIYFGANHDFKIEVTSLCMCVSISATVALVCLFGPKVYIVIFQPHKNVRQGATPGLQAAGRSFAKPFIPSVNSPGALCNASSYASYETHNGHVKDAQKITTSALTTTMTIETVNDVFSDSLEEDDDDFCDEPFIPKPTVDKATSTSEQ
- the LOC128217800 gene encoding metabotropic glutamate receptor 8-like isoform X2, with amino-acid sequence MHEKGQNGVNCGDIKREKGIQRLEAMLFAVDSINRDPDLLPGLKIGVHILDTCSFDTYALEQCMDFIKAQMTTIDLADYKCNDGQAPKYVQLKPVSGVIGAAASTVSIMVANILRLFKIPQISYASTSIDLSDKSRFEYFSRVVPPDSFQARAMVDIAARFGWNYVSTLADDGNYGEKGVSAFEEIAKKFGICVAQSLKISRMATDEEFDKIVDDLISIHKAKAVVMFVNEDNCRKLLLTLRRRNRTMELTFLASDSWGAKIHPVYGQEIFAEGTLSLLPKRRVIADFDEYFLGLTLPHAQIDPWFSEYWESIFDCTMQDKPNRTRCSGTEDISAFNKAHYEQEGLVQFVIDSVYALAHAVHSLLTDSCPLGPRECLEAGYITGEEVLNYIRNVSFVGIGGDEVKFDSKGDGLGKYDIFQYQHLTGDRYDYVRVGEWIDRLVIFNDTLLFRNRTTNVPRSVCSEECPFGYIKNNTVESDTCCWVCIRCRENQMLKNEYTCQDCPDDYTPNRNLTLCIPLPVMHLNWDSLWVLLPVSVSSLGMLAAGYVIYVFIKFNRTPLIMASGRELCYVLLCGIFMSYGTTFILLAQPTVILCTVKRFMLGISLCLIYASVLVKTNRIYRIFNRGVKAMVKKPSYTSPRSQICICLSLVSVQIVGGLTWIGFEKPETLYVKHYTDFLVLTCKASQIAILLSLVYNMLLIILCTVFGFKTRKIPQNFNEAKYIAFTMYSTCIVWLAFIPIYFGANHDFKIEVTSLCMCVSISATVALVCLFGPKVYIVIFQPHKNVRQGATPGLQAAGRSFAKPFIPSVNSPGALCNASSYASYETHNGHVKDAQKITTSALTTTMTIETVNDVFSDSLEEDDDDFCDEPFIPKPTVDKATSTSEQ
- the LOC128217800 gene encoding metabotropic glutamate receptor 8-like isoform X1 — encoded protein: MMEYYASVLFSLTYFLHFQQFIAIDDIKLRLDGNLIFGGIFPMHEKGQKGENCGDIKREKGIQRLEAMLFAVDRINRDPDILPGLKIGVHILDTCSFDTYALEQCMDFIKAQMTTTDLADYKCNDGQAPKSVQLKPVSGVIGAAASTVSIMVANILRLFQIPQISYASTSIDLSDKSRFEYFSRVVPPDSFQARAMVDIAARFGWNYVSTLADDGNYGEKGVSAFEEIAKKFGICVAQSLKISRMATDEEFDKIVDDLISIHKAKAVVMFVNEDNCRKLLLTLRRRNRTMELTFLASDSWGAKIHPVYGQEIFAEGTLSLLPKRRVIADFDEYFLGLTLPHAQIDPWFSEYWESIFDCTMQDKPNRTRCSGTEDISAFNKAHYEQEGLVQFVIDSVYALAHAVHSLLTDSCPLGPRECLEAGYITGEEVLNYIRNVSFVGIGGDEVKFDSKGDGLGKYDIFQYQHLTGDRYDYVRVGEWIDRLVIFNDTLLFRNRTTNVPRSVCSEECPFGYIKNNTVESDTCCWVCIRCRENQMLKNEYTCQDCPDDYTPNRNLTLCIPLPVMHLNWDSLWVLLPVSVSSLGMLAAGYVIYVFIKFNRTPLIMASGRELCYVLLCGIFMSYGTTFILLAQPTVILCTVKRFMLGISLCLIYASVLVKTNRIYRIFNRGVKAMVKKPSYTSPRSQICICLSLVSVQIVGGLTWIGFEKPETLYVKHYTDFLVLTCKASQIAILLSLVYNMLLIILCTVFGFKTRKIPQNFNEAKYIAFTMYSTCIVWLAFIPIYFGANHDFKIEVTSLCMCVSISATVALVCLFGPKVYIVIFQPHKNVRQGATPGLQAAGRSFAKPFIPSVNSPGALCNASSYASYETHNGHVKDAQKITTSALTTTMTIETVNDVFSDSLEEDDDDFCDEPFIPKPTVDKATSTSEQ